TCGTTCCACACTTCCTCGGCGGTGGTGTTGCGGTGGATCTCCGGGTTGGCGGGGTTGGCGAACTGTTGCGGGATGAAGTAGCGGCTGTCCGCTTCGGCCAGGGCCTTGGCCTTGGCGATGGCGCCGCCCATGCCCTCGGGACCCGGGGTGAGGATCAGCTCGGCGCCATAGGCCTTGAGCAGCAATCGGCGCTCGCGGCTCATGGTCTCGGGCATGACGAAGGCGCACTTGTAGCCGCGCGCCGCGCACACCATGGCCAGGCCGATGCCGGTGTTGCCGGAGGTGGGTTCGAGGATGATGGTGTCGGGGCCGATCTGGCCGGCTTTTTCGGCGGCGTCGATCATGGACACGGCGATCCGGTCCTTGACGCTGTGGGCCGGGTTGAAGAACTCGAGTTTCAGGGCGATGGTGGCGTCGATGCCCGCCGCGACCCGGTTGAGCTTGACCAGTGGGGTGCCGCCGATCAGCTCGGTGACGTCGTTCGCAATCTTCATGGTGGCGTTATCCGTTCGTTGTGGTCCACGTCTCCATTGTAGGTAGGGCGGTAGAACGGTCAAAGCGCATGCGGGAATATGCACATAACCGCCGGCCACGTGGGTCGCGGGGGGCCTCAGGCGCCGACGGTGACACGTCCGCGCAGGACGTCGTCCTCAAGGGCGTCGGGCCGCTGGGGGCGGCCGAAGCGGTAACCCTGGGCGAGGGAGCAGCCCATCAGGCGCAGGGCGCTGGCCTGGGCCGGGGTTTCGACGCCTTCGGCGAGCACCCGCATGCCGAGGCTGCGGCCCATGGCGAGCACGGCCTGGACGATGGCGCGGTCGTTGCCGTCGGCGGGCAGGCCGTCGATGAAGCTGCGGTCGATCTTGATGGTCTCGATGGGCAGGCGCTTGAGGTAGCTGAGCGAGGAGAAGCCGGTGCCGAAGTCGTCCAGCGACAGGCCGATGCCCATCTCGCGCAGGCCGTGCAGGGTGGCGATCGCCGGTTCGGCGTCCTTGAGAATGTCCGATTCGGTCACTTCGAGCTCGATCCATTCGGGCCGGCAGGCTTCCTCCTCGAGGATGGTGCACAGGGTCGAGAGGAAGTCCAACCGGCGCAGCTGGCGCCCGGAGACATTGACCGCGATGCGCGGTGGATTCAGGCCACGCTTGCGCCAGTCGACCGTCTGGCGTGCGGCCTGGCGCAACATGAATTCGCCGATGGCCATGATCATCCCGGTGGCCTCGGCGACGGGGATGAACTCGGCGGGCGGGATCATGCCCTGTTCCGGGTCCGGCCAGCGGCACAGGGCTTCGAAGCCGGTGAGGGCGCCGTCGGCCAGACTGACCTGCGGCTGCAGCCACATCTCGAAGCGCGCCTGCTCGACGGCGCGGCGCAGTGCGGTCTCGAGCCGCATGCGGTGGCGCGCGGACTCGGTCTGTTGCTCCGAATAACGCTGGATGGTGTTGCGCCCCAGGTGCTTGGCCTGGTACATGGCCGTGTCCGCGTTGCGGATCAGCGCTTCCGGGTCGGTCCCGTCGCGCGGGAAGATGCTGATGCCCAGGCTGCCGCCGATGAAGAACTCCTGGTGGTCCAGGAGGATGGGCGGATTGAGGCAGGTGAGGATGCGCTCGGTGGCCTTCTCTGCCTGCAGGGTGTCCTCGATCTCTTCCATGAGGATGACGAATTCGTCACCCCCGAGGCGGGCGACGGTGTCCTCGTCGCGGACGGTTTCGCGCAGGCGCTGGGCGACCTGCTTGAGCACCTTGTCGCCGATGGCGTGGCCGAAGGAGTCGTTGATGTCCTTGAACCGGTCCAGATCGAGAAAGGCGATGGCGACCATGCGATCGGCGCGCTGGGCGCGTTTGAGCGCGGTGCCGATGCGGTCGCCCAGCAGGATGCGGTTGGGCAGGCCGGTGAGCGCGTCGTGATGCGCCATGTGCTCGAGCTTGGCCTCGGTGTGCTTGACCGCCGAGATGTCGGAGAAGATGCCCAGGTAGTGGGCGACCTTGCCGTGCTCGTCGCGCACCGGCGAGATGTTGAGCCACTCCGGATAGACGCGGCCGCTCTTGTCCCGGTTCCAGATTTCGCCCTGCCACAGGTCGGTGGCATTGACCGCGGCCCACATGCGTTCGTAGAAGTCGCGGCCATGCCGGCCCGAGTGCAGGATGGAGGGTGTCTTGCCGACGGCCTCTTCGGCGCTGTAGCCGGTGATGCGGGTGAAGGCCGGGTTGACCATTTCGATGGTGCCGTCGGGCGCGGTGATGATGATGCCTTCGGCGGCATGTTCGAACACCTGCGCAGCCAGTTGCAGGCGGTCGCTGGTCTGGTGTTCCGCGGTCACCCGTCGGGCGATGCCGATGATGCCCAGCACGGTGCCGTCTTCCAGTCGCGCCGGGGCCTTCACGGTCTCGAGGATGTCGCTCGGCCCGTCCGCGTGGACGACCATCTCGGTCCGCCGGTTGGGCGTGGCGGTGGCCATCACCTGGGCGTCGACACGGCGGAAGTCCTCGGCCAGGTCGGTCGGGAAATGGTCGTAGTCGGTGGTGCCGATGATCTGCTCGCTGGACTTGCCCATCAGCTGCGTCATGGCGGTGTTGACCAGCTGGAAGCGGCCGTCCGTATCCTTGAAGAAGATCATGTCCGGGCTGGCGTTGATCAGCCCGGTGAGCAGCGCATGCTGCCGGGTCGTCTGCTCGAACAGCGCGCTGCGTTGCCGGTGGGCGCGCAGCAGGGCGAGCATCAGGGCGGCCATGACGATGAAGATGAGGAGCGATCCGGCGAACTGGTGCGGGTAGTCGCCGATCAGCGAGGGCGGCGGATCGAGCAGCTCCGGGTCCGGCGGCAGGGCGTCCCGGTCGATGTGCCAGCGTGCCAGTGCGGTGGCGTTGAAGACCGGGCGGTTGGGGCTGTCGTAGATGACCGGAATGTCGCCGGCCGGTTTGCCGTCGAGAATCTCGGCGGCCATGGTGGCGGCGATCTGTCCGTGGATGCGGTGGCTCATGACCCAGCCACCGACGAAACCTTCCGCAATGCCATGCTCCCAGAGGTGGAAGATGGGGCCCTTGGCGTGTCCGAGCAGGAAGGCCGCGCCCTGTTCGAAGCGTTTGGTGTGGCCGGCCGAATCCTTGTAGGCGGACAGCAGCAGAATCGGCTCCGAGGGCGGAATGCGCTCGAGCGCCTGCCCGAGCGCCGACCAGGTCATCTGCTGAAGCAGGTAGGGCTTGAGGAACAGGCCTGGCACCGCCTCGCGGCTGCGCATCGCCGTGGCCAGGTCGGCCTGTCCGCCGGGCGACGCGTCGGCGATGACGTGCAGGGTGCGCGCTTTCGGCATGGCCTGGTGGATCAGCGCGATGGTGCGGGCGACGGAGACGTTTTCGACGATGCCGGTGACGTCGGGGCGGCGGTCGGCGGCACGGGCTGCTTCGGCATCGTTCACGCCGAGAAAGACGACGGGCGCATGGGCGAGCAGCTCGCCGTGCCCGAGCGCGAACTGGAACGCGGTGTCGTCCGCCGCGATCACCACCGCGGGTGGCGTGCGCCGGACCTGGAACGCGAGCCAGTCGGCGAAGCGCGCCAGATAGGCGGGCGAGCGCTCGAAGCGGGTGTGCATGTAGGCGATCGACAGATGGACCGGGCGATCGCCGAAGCCCTTGCGCACCCCGTCGATGATCTTGGGTGAGGTGGGAAAACCGGGGTCGTAGGAGAGCAGCAGCAGGACTTCGGCTTCAGGCGCGGCGGCCGCCGGCGTCGCCTCGGTGCGGCCCGCGACGGCCATGGCCATGGCCAGCACGAGCCATCCGCGTGCGAGCAGGGTGAGGGCAGATCGGAAGCGTCCTGGCATGGTCTCGAAGCGTGTTGCAATCGGCCGCGGGGCCGGCCGGGGGTGTCCCTTCCGGAATACAACGGGCCGCCAGGGGCTTTCTTGAGTCAGTGTGCGGCCTGGATGCGCGCGATCAGGCCGGTGGTGGAGCGCTCGTGTTCGAACGGGATGGCCAGGACGCGTCCGCCGGCGGCGGTCACCTCGGCGCCACCGACGATGTCCGCGACGGCCCAGTCGCCGCCCTTGACGAGGACGTCCGGGCGGCAGGCGAGGATCGTGTTCAGCGGCGTGTCCTCGTCGAACCAGGTCACCAGCGACACGCTCTCGAGCGCGGCGATCACCGCCAGGCGGTCTTCGAGGGCATTGACCGGGCGTGCCTCGCCCTTGCCCAGCCGGCGCACCGAGGCGTCGGTGTTCAGCGCCACCACCAGGGCCGCGCCGAGGGCGCGGGCCCGCGCCAGGCAGGTGACGTGGCCGCGATGGAGGATGTCGAAACAGCCGTTGGTGAACACCAGCGGGCGGGGCAGGGCCGCGAGCCGCGCGTCGAGCGTATCGGGCGGGCAGATCTTGGCCTCGAAGGCGGGGGCGTTCATGGCAGGACGGGGCGGCGATGGAAGAGGCTCAAGCATACCCCACGCACCGCGTGGCGTTCACTCGCCGGCATGTCGAGCCCGCCATTGGCGCAGCGCTTCGGGAGCCTCGTCGATGCGGTCGATGACCGTGATGCCGGGGGGCAGTCGCCGTTGCGCGGGGGCGCCCTGGCCGCCTGCCCACAGGGCGATGTGATCGGGCAGGCGGGTGCGCAGGGTGTTGAGCCCGTCGATCGCCTGGCGTGCGGGAAAGGCGCTGCTGAAGGACAGGGCGACGATGTCGAAGGCCCCTTCGATGGCCGCGCGTGCGATGTCGTCCAGCGGCGTACGCGTGCCCAGCGAAACGCAACAGGCGCCTTCGGGGACCAGCATGGCCTCGACCATGAGCAGGCCGAGCGCATGGGATTCCTCCGGCAGGGTGGTCAGCAGGATGCGCGGGACGCCGAGCGGGTTCGAGTGCTGGCCGATCGCGGCGCGCACGACGTTCTGGACCTGCTCGGTGTACAGATGTTCGTCCGATACCCGCAGTTCGCCACGAAACCAGGCCAGACCGACCTCGAGATTGAGCGGTGCGAGGGTCTCACCCACGAAGCGTTGCAGACCTTCGCGCAGCAGGCGCTGCTGAAGCGTCGTGCGCAGCGCGTCGCCGTTGCGCAGGGTGATCATGCCGACCAGCGACCTGAGCGCCTCGGACGCCGGGGGCGTGCCCGGCTCGCTCGCCAGGGTGTCGGCGACCAGCGCCTCGAGGGCGGCGTCGGAGGCCCCCACGATCTTGCCGGGGCGAAAGCCGAGGTCGAGCAGGCGGCGGATGGTGCGTAGCCGCACCACCTGTTCCGGCGGGTAGAGCCGTTCGCCGTTTTCGTCGCGCACCGGGGCGGGGAAGCGATAGCGGCGCTCCCACACGCGCAAGGTGTCCTTGGCGATACCCGTGTCGCGTTCGACGGCGGAAATGGACCAGAAAGGTTCGCTCATTTTGTCCTGGACAAACAGTTGACGTTTTTACGGTGTGAGCCTATCTTAGGCCCAACACGAATTTCTGTCTAGGACAAACAATGTACGCCTCCACTGCCTCCCCACGCCCCGGCCTGCGCTTCGTGCTCTTGCCTCTCTTGTTGTTGGCGGCCGTTGGCGCCACGAGTGTGACGAGCAAGATCTTCATGGCTTCCCGGCATGTCTCGGCCTCTCATGTTGTCCAGGACAAAACATGGCGACTGGCCGAGCACATCGAACTGCTCGAACGCATTCATCGGGGGTGGTGATCATGGTCCGGCGTGTGCTCTTGCTGATCGGCTCGCTGTGGCTGCTGCCCACGGCGCATGCGGCCTGCCCGGCGCTGCTGCAACAGCCGTTTCAACCCTTGCTCGGCGGTGAGGCGCAAAGCATGTGCCGCTTCGCCGGCCAGGTGGTGCTGGTGGTCAACACCGCCAGTCGCTGCGCCTTCACGCCCCAGTACGAAGGGCTCGAAGCGCTGTATCGGCGTTACAAGGCGCGCGGCTTCGTGATCGTGGGTTTTCCGTCGAACGACTTCGGTGCCCAGGAACCGGGCACGAACCACAAGATCGCGGACTTCTGCGAGACCACCTACGGGGTCGACTTTCCGCTCCAGGCCAAGACCCCGGTCACCGGGCCGGACGCGCATCCGCTCTATCAGGCCCTGCAGGCGCGCACCGGCGTCGCACCGGGCTGGAATTTCCACAAATACCTCATCGATGCGACCGGCGGTCAGGTCGTCAGTTTTCCGAGCGAGGTGCGGCCGCGCTCGCGCCAGCTGACGGACCTGATCGAACGCTGGCTGGCAGCGCGCGATGCGACGCAGTGACACGGAGGGGAGCCATCGTCATGGACATGCATGAACTGGGACGTACGACGCCGCTGCCCGGGCAGCGGGTGGCGGTCGTGGGCAGCGGCATCGCGGGCTTGGCGGCAGCGTGGCTGCTGCGTCGGGACTACCGGGTGACGCTGTTCGAGGCGGATCTGCGCCCGGGGGGGCACACGCATACGGTCAACGTGACGCTCGACGGCGTCGAGGCGCCCGTCGATACCGGCTTCCTGGTGTTCAACCGGCGGACCTATCCGGACCTGTGTGCGCTGTTCGAGCATCTGGGGGTGGCCTCCGCCGCCTCGAGGATGAGTTTCTCGGTGAGCCTGTGCGATCCGGATATGGAGTGGGCGGGCACGTCGCTCGCCACCGTGTTCGGGCAACGGCGCAATCTGGCACGCCCGGCCTTCTGGCGCATGCTCGGCGATCTGGTCCGCTTCAATCGCGAGACCCAGCGGCTGGTCGAGACGTCGCCGACGCGGCTGGCCGACGTCTCCCTCGGTGAATTCCTCGCCGATGGTGGCTACTCGACCATGTTCCGCGACTGGTATCTGCTGCCCATGGCGGCGGCCATCTGGTCGTGTCCCACTCAGCAAATGCTGGCGTATCCGTTGCCGACTTTCCTGCGCTTCTGCCACAACCATGGCTTGTTGCAGGTGGTCGACCGCCCCGAGTGGATGACCGTCCGCGGTGGCGGGCGCACCTATGTGAACCGCATGCTCGCGGACCTGGAGCGGGTGTGTCTGGGAACGCCGGTGCTGGCGGCCCGACGCAGCGCCGAGGGCGTGGCGTTGCGCACCGCCGGGGGCGAGCATCATTTCGACGCGGTGGTCTTCGCCTGTCACAGCGACCAGACCCTGCGCATGCTCGGCGGTGGTGCGAGCGACGCCGAGCGCGCGGTGCTCGGGGCGGTGCGCTACCAGCCCAACGTCGCCTGGCTGCACACCGATCCGGCCCTGTTGCCGCGGCGGCGCGGGCTGTGGTCGGCGTGGAACTACATGGCGGGTGTGGGCGCGCCGGGCAACCAGCCGGTGTCGGTCTCCTACCTGATCAACCAGTTGCAGCCGCTGCCCTTCGCACGCCCGGTGGTGGTGAGCCTGAACCCGGCGCAGCCACCGGCGGACGAGCATGTGTTCGAACGCATCGAATATGCCCACCCGGTGTTCGACCGGGCGGCGATCGCGGCCCAGGGGCGGCTGGCCGACATCCAGGGGCGGCAGCGCAGCTGGTTCGCCGGGGCGTGGACCGGCTATGGCTTCCATGAGGACGGTCTGCGCTCGGCGCTTGCGGTGGTGCGCCAGTTCGGCGTTCTCGCGCCGTGGCGCCATCGCCGGGAGCGGGTGAGCGCATGAGCGCGGATATCTCCTTTCTCGCGCCTTCGGTGGGTTTCGGCCTGGTGGCCCACCACCGCCACCAGCCCTGCGCTCATGGATTCCACTACCCGGTGGCCTTCCTGCGCATGCCCCTGTCGGCCTGGGACCGTGTCCGGGTGCCGCTGCTCGGTGTCGATCGGGCCCACGTGTTCAGCCTGAACCGCCGCGACCATGGCCCGCGCGACGGCAGTGATCTGGCGCGCTGGATCGGCGCTGTGTTGCGCGCCCACCGCCTGACGGCGGCCTGCGACGGCGAGGTGGTGTTGCAGACCTTTCCGCGCATGTTCGGTTACGTCTTCAATCCCGTCAGCTTCTGGTTCTGCCACGACCGCGGCGGGGCGCTGCGGGCGGTGCTGGCGGAGGTGAACAACACCTTTGGCGAGCGCCACGGCTACCTGGTGGCCCATGAGGACGGTGCGCCGATTCGCGCCGGCGAGGAGCTGACCGCGCGCAAGTGCTTTCACGTGTCGCCGTTTTTCCCCGTGTCCGGTGAATACCGGTTCCGCTTCGTGCTCGCCGAGGGGTGCAGCCGGGTGCATGTGGACCTGTGGGCCGCCGGGCAGTGCCAGCTGTCGACCGTCATCGATGGTCGCCTCGAGCCGCTCGCGCGGCCGGCCATGTGGCGCTGGCTGGGGCGCTTTCCGTTCATGACGCTGGGCGTGATGGTGCGTATCCACCTGCAGGCCTTCCGCCTTTGGCGCAAGCGCGTGCGTTTCTTTCGAAAACCCCTGCCGCCCGTGAAGGAGATCAGCACATGACGGCCCAGGAAAACGTTCTCCAGTGCCGCCTGCCGCGGCTGAGCGCCCGCCTGCCGGGGCGCGTCCGTGCCGTTCTGGCGCTGCTCGACTCGCTCGAACACGGCGGCGTGCTCATGACCCTGCCCGGTGCCGGCACGGTGCAGCTGGGGCAGGGGGCGCCGGTGGCGCACTGGACGGTGCGCGACCTGGCCTGCTTCGATCGGGTCATCGCCCGCGGCGACATCGGCCTCGGTGAGGCGTGGATGGACGGTCTGTGGCACACCGACCACCTGCCCGAGCTGCTCGCCTGGCTGTCGCGCAACCGCGACCGGCTGGGGCGTCGCGTCCATGGCCGGACCTGGCAGCTGGCCGCCTACCGGCTGTGGCACCTGCTGCGCGCCAACACGCGGCGTGGCTCGCGGCGCAACATCGAGGCCCACTACGATCTGGGCAACGATTTCTACGCCCTCTGGCTCGATCGCACCATGACTTACTCGTCGGCCTGCTTCGCGTCGGCCGACGAGCCCCTCGAGCGCGCCCAGACACGCAAATACCAGCGTATTCTCGACGCCCTCGGGGCCCAGCCCGGGCAGCGCATCCTGGAGATCGGCTGCGGCTGGGGCGGCTTCGCCGAGGTCGCCGCGGCACAGGGCTGCCAGGTCCATGGGCTGACGCTGTCGCCGGCCCAGCTCGCCTACGCGCGCCAACGGGCCGAGGCCGGCGGCTGGCACGATCGGGCGCAATTCGAGCTGCGCGATTACCGGGACGTGGGCGGCCGCTTCGACCATGTGGTCTCGATCGAGATGGTCGAGGCCGTCGGCGAGCGCTACTGGCCGCGCTACTTCGAGCAGATCGCGCGGTGTCTTGCGCCCCACGGCAAGGCGGTCATCCAGGCGATCACCATCGACGAGGCGCTGTTCCCGGCGTACCGGGCGGGGACCGACTTCATCCAGCAGTACATCTTTCCGGGAGGCATGCTGCCCACCCCCGCGCGCCTCGAGGCCGCGGCGCAGCCGACCGGCCTGGCGGCATTGGCGCATGTCTGCTTCGGGCAGGACTATGCGCGCACCCTGCGTCGCTGGGCCGAGGCCTTCGACGCGCAGGGCGAGGCGGTGCGCCGGCAGGGTTTCGATCGTCGCTTCGTTCGCATGTGGCAGTTCTACCTGGCCTACTGCGAAGCGGGCTTTCGCACCGGCGATCTGGATGTGTGCCACGCCACTTTCGGGCATGCGGGGGCGTGATGCGCAGCGCACGCACCCTGGTGCTCGGATTCGTCCTGCTGGTGTCGATGCCGGCCTCGGCGCGGGTGCCGCTGCCGGAGGCGCTGCGCGATGTGGGGCCCTGGCAGCTGCGTGGCGCGGGGGACATGCGGGTGCTCGGCTGGCGTGTGTACGAGGCCGCACTGTGGCGTCGGGGCGATACGGCGGGGCACGAAGCGCTGGCGATCCGCTACGACACGACCATCTCGAGCGAGCGGTTGGTGAGCACCACCCTGGAGGAACTCGAGCGCCTCGGACTGCCCCGGCCGGAGCGCTGGCAGGCGGTGCTCGGGCGCGCCTTTCCGGACGTGGCGCCGGGCGACGTGCTGGTGGCGGTGCGCAGCGCCGACGGGGTGCGCTTCTATGCCGCCGGCCGGCAGACCGCGCGGGTGCCGGACCCGGCCTTCGCCGACGCCTTCTTCGGCATCTGGCTCGACCCGCGGACCCGCGAGCCCGACCTGCGCGCCGCGCTGCTGGGCGGAGTGGGGCGATGAGCGCCCTGCCGGCACTCCGGACCGGGCAGGTGCTGGCCTACGGCGTGCTCGGCCTGCCTCTCGCGTTCGCCGCCTTGCCGCTGTACGTGTACGTGCCCCGGTTGTATGCCGGCAACCTGGGGCTGTCGCTCTCGGTGGTGGGGGCGATCCTGCTCGGGGCGCGGATCTTCGACGCCGTCACGGACCCGGTGTTCGGCTGGATCGGCGATCGCAGCGGGCGCCGTGGGCCGTGGATGGCGCTGGCGATGCCGGCGCTCGCCCTCGGCATGCTCGGCCTGCTCGCGCCGCCGGCCTCCGCCGGGCCTGCGTGGTTGCTGGTCCTGCTGGTGGTGGCCTGCGCCGGCTACTCCATGGTCAGCGTGAACTATCACGCCTGGGGCGCGGAACTGGCGAGCGGGCCGGCCGAACGCACCCGGGTGATGGCGAGCCGGGAAGGCTTCGGACTGCTCGGGGTGGTGCTCGCGGCGGCGCTGCCGACGGTGCTCGGGCACGACGAAGCCACGGGGCTGGCGCGCATGGCCTGGGGTTTCTTGCCCCTGCTGGCGTTGGCCGCCGCGGTCACCCTCACCGGGGCGCCGATGACATCGGGCCGTGGGCGTGGCGTGCCGCTGGCGGCCATGGGGCGGGTATTGCGCCGGCGCGATTTCATCCGCCTGCTGGTGCTGTTCGGCCTGGGGGGCATGGCGGCGGCGGTGCCGGCGAGCACGGTGCTGTTCTTCATCGACGACGTGATCGGCCGCCCACAGGCAGCCGGCCCCTTGCTGGCGGTGTACTTCATGGCGGGCGCGGCCGGGCTGCCCCTGTGGGTCCGGCTCGCGGACCGGCTCGGCAAGGTGGCCGCGTGGATGACGTCCATGGGGCTGTCGATCGCGGTGTTCGCCTGGGCGTTCACCCTCGGGGCGGGCGATGTCGTCGCCTTCGGTGTCATCTGCGTGCTGTCGGGCATGGCCCTGGGCGCCGATCTGGCGCTACCGCCGGCCATTCTCGCCGACCAGATCGGGGCGGGCGGGGCGGGCGCCGGCGCCTGCTTCGGCTGGTGGAATCTGGTCGCCAAGGTCAGCCTGGCGCTGGCGGCGGGGCTCGCCCTGCCGCTGCTCGACGGGCTCGGCTACGCGCCCGGCGCCGACGGTGATTCGGCGCGGCGCGCCCTGGCCGGCGTGTATGCGCTGGT
The nucleotide sequence above comes from Nitrogeniibacter mangrovi. Encoded proteins:
- a CDS encoding DUF1365 domain-containing protein; the protein is MSADISFLAPSVGFGLVAHHRHQPCAHGFHYPVAFLRMPLSAWDRVRVPLLGVDRAHVFSLNRRDHGPRDGSDLARWIGAVLRAHRLTAACDGEVVLQTFPRMFGYVFNPVSFWFCHDRGGALRAVLAEVNNTFGERHGYLVAHEDGAPIRAGEELTARKCFHVSPFFPVSGEYRFRFVLAEGCSRVHVDLWAAGQCQLSTVIDGRLEPLARPAMWRWLGRFPFMTLGVMVRIHLQAFRLWRKRVRFFRKPLPPVKEIST
- a CDS encoding glutathione peroxidase is translated as MVRRVLLLIGSLWLLPTAHAACPALLQQPFQPLLGGEAQSMCRFAGQVVLVVNTASRCAFTPQYEGLEALYRRYKARGFVIVGFPSNDFGAQEPGTNHKIADFCETTYGVDFPLQAKTPVTGPDAHPLYQALQARTGVAPGWNFHKYLIDATGGQVVSFPSEVRPRSRQLTDLIERWLAARDATQ
- a CDS encoding EAL domain-containing protein; this encodes MPGRFRSALTLLARGWLVLAMAMAVAGRTEATPAAAAPEAEVLLLLSYDPGFPTSPKIIDGVRKGFGDRPVHLSIAYMHTRFERSPAYLARFADWLAFQVRRTPPAVVIAADDTAFQFALGHGELLAHAPVVFLGVNDAEAARAADRRPDVTGIVENVSVARTIALIHQAMPKARTLHVIADASPGGQADLATAMRSREAVPGLFLKPYLLQQMTWSALGQALERIPPSEPILLLSAYKDSAGHTKRFEQGAAFLLGHAKGPIFHLWEHGIAEGFVGGWVMSHRIHGQIAATMAAEILDGKPAGDIPVIYDSPNRPVFNATALARWHIDRDALPPDPELLDPPPSLIGDYPHQFAGSLLIFIVMAALMLALLRAHRQRSALFEQTTRQHALLTGLINASPDMIFFKDTDGRFQLVNTAMTQLMGKSSEQIIGTTDYDHFPTDLAEDFRRVDAQVMATATPNRRTEMVVHADGPSDILETVKAPARLEDGTVLGIIGIARRVTAEHQTSDRLQLAAQVFEHAAEGIIITAPDGTIEMVNPAFTRITGYSAEEAVGKTPSILHSGRHGRDFYERMWAAVNATDLWQGEIWNRDKSGRVYPEWLNISPVRDEHGKVAHYLGIFSDISAVKHTEAKLEHMAHHDALTGLPNRILLGDRIGTALKRAQRADRMVAIAFLDLDRFKDINDSFGHAIGDKVLKQVAQRLRETVRDEDTVARLGGDEFVILMEEIEDTLQAEKATERILTCLNPPILLDHQEFFIGGSLGISIFPRDGTDPEALIRNADTAMYQAKHLGRNTIQRYSEQQTESARHRMRLETALRRAVEQARFEMWLQPQVSLADGALTGFEALCRWPDPEQGMIPPAEFIPVAEATGMIMAIGEFMLRQAARQTVDWRKRGLNPPRIAVNVSGRQLRRLDFLSTLCTILEEEACRPEWIELEVTESDILKDAEPAIATLHGLREMGIGLSLDDFGTGFSSLSYLKRLPIETIKIDRSFIDGLPADGNDRAIVQAVLAMGRSLGMRVLAEGVETPAQASALRLMGCSLAQGYRFGRPQRPDALEDDVLRGRVTVGA
- a CDS encoding SAM-dependent methyltransferase, with protein sequence MTAQENVLQCRLPRLSARLPGRVRAVLALLDSLEHGGVLMTLPGAGTVQLGQGAPVAHWTVRDLACFDRVIARGDIGLGEAWMDGLWHTDHLPELLAWLSRNRDRLGRRVHGRTWQLAAYRLWHLLRANTRRGSRRNIEAHYDLGNDFYALWLDRTMTYSSACFASADEPLERAQTRKYQRILDALGAQPGQRILEIGCGWGGFAEVAAAQGCQVHGLTLSPAQLAYARQRAEAGGWHDRAQFELRDYRDVGGRFDHVVSIEMVEAVGERYWPRYFEQIARCLAPHGKAVIQAITIDEALFPAYRAGTDFIQQYIFPGGMLPTPARLEAAAQPTGLAALAHVCFGQDYARTLRRWAEAFDAQGEAVRRQGFDRRFVRMWQFYLAYCEAGFRTGDLDVCHATFGHAGA
- a CDS encoding chalcone isomerase family protein, with the protein product MRSARTLVLGFVLLVSMPASARVPLPEALRDVGPWQLRGAGDMRVLGWRVYEAALWRRGDTAGHEALAIRYDTTISSERLVSTTLEELERLGLPRPERWQAVLGRAFPDVAPGDVLVAVRSADGVRFYAAGRQTARVPDPAFADAFFGIWLDPRTREPDLRAALLGGVGR
- a CDS encoding MFS transporter, whose product is MSALPALRTGQVLAYGVLGLPLAFAALPLYVYVPRLYAGNLGLSLSVVGAILLGARIFDAVTDPVFGWIGDRSGRRGPWMALAMPALALGMLGLLAPPASAGPAWLLVLLVVACAGYSMVSVNYHAWGAELASGPAERTRVMASREGFGLLGVVLAAALPTVLGHDEATGLARMAWGFLPLLALAAAVTLTGAPMTSGRGRGVPLAAMGRVLRRRDFIRLLVLFGLGGMAAAVPASTVLFFIDDVIGRPQAAGPLLAVYFMAGAAGLPLWVRLADRLGKVAAWMTSMGLSIAVFAWAFTLGAGDVVAFGVICVLSGMALGADLALPPAILADQIGAGGAGAGACFGWWNLVAKVSLALAAGLALPLLDGLGYAPGADGDSARRALAGVYALVPVTLKCLALALTWRWRHRLGALR
- a CDS encoding NAD(P)/FAD-dependent oxidoreductase; the encoded protein is MDMHELGRTTPLPGQRVAVVGSGIAGLAAAWLLRRDYRVTLFEADLRPGGHTHTVNVTLDGVEAPVDTGFLVFNRRTYPDLCALFEHLGVASAASRMSFSVSLCDPDMEWAGTSLATVFGQRRNLARPAFWRMLGDLVRFNRETQRLVETSPTRLADVSLGEFLADGGYSTMFRDWYLLPMAAAIWSCPTQQMLAYPLPTFLRFCHNHGLLQVVDRPEWMTVRGGGRTYVNRMLADLERVCLGTPVLAARRSAEGVALRTAGGEHHFDAVVFACHSDQTLRMLGGGASDAERAVLGAVRYQPNVAWLHTDPALLPRRRGLWSAWNYMAGVGAPGNQPVSVSYLINQLQPLPFARPVVVSLNPAQPPADEHVFERIEYAHPVFDRAAIAAQGRLADIQGRQRSWFAGAWTGYGFHEDGLRSALAVVRQFGVLAPWRHRRERVSA
- the cysK gene encoding cysteine synthase A, which translates into the protein MKIANDVTELIGGTPLVKLNRVAAGIDATIALKLEFFNPAHSVKDRIAVSMIDAAEKAGQIGPDTIILEPTSGNTGIGLAMVCAARGYKCAFVMPETMSRERRLLLKAYGAELILTPGPEGMGGAIAKAKALAEADSRYFIPQQFANPANPEIHRNTTAEEVWNDTDGQVDIFVSGVGTGGTITGVGEVLKARKPGVKIVAVEPDASPVLSGGQKGPHPIQGIGAGFVPEILNTEVYDEVARVKNDDAFAMARRLAAEEGLLVGISSGAAVSAALDIGKRPENAGKLIVVIIPSFGERYLSTALFQDLEV
- a CDS encoding MerR family transcriptional regulator, coding for MSEPFWSISAVERDTGIAKDTLRVWERRYRFPAPVRDENGERLYPPEQVVRLRTIRRLLDLGFRPGKIVGASDAALEALVADTLASEPGTPPASEALRSLVGMITLRNGDALRTTLQQRLLREGLQRFVGETLAPLNLEVGLAWFRGELRVSDEHLYTEQVQNVVRAAIGQHSNPLGVPRILLTTLPEESHALGLLMVEAMLVPEGACCVSLGTRTPLDDIARAAIEGAFDIVALSFSSAFPARQAIDGLNTLRTRLPDHIALWAGGQGAPAQRRLPPGITVIDRIDEAPEALRQWRARHAGE
- a CDS encoding adenylyltransferase/cytidyltransferase family protein, translating into MNAPAFEAKICPPDTLDARLAALPRPLVFTNGCFDILHRGHVTCLARARALGAALVVALNTDASVRRLGKGEARPVNALEDRLAVIAALESVSLVTWFDEDTPLNTILACRPDVLVKGGDWAVADIVGGAEVTAAGGRVLAIPFEHERSTTGLIARIQAAH